One segment of Pelecanus crispus isolate bPelCri1 chromosome 2, bPelCri1.pri, whole genome shotgun sequence DNA contains the following:
- the CCDC126 gene encoding coiled-coil domain-containing protein 126 produces MFLTFSRKNMSQKLSMFLLVFGIIWGLMLLRYTFQYPRRQSSAELRGQILDLSKRYVKALAEENKNLMNGGGGASMAGYADLKRTIAVLLDDILQRLVKLENKVDYIVVNGSATNTTNGTSNQVPVPSNKRVKPASNIR; encoded by the exons ATGTTTctaacattttcaagaaaaaatatgtcCCAGAAACTGAGTATGTTTTTACTAGTTTTTGGAATCATTTGGGGTTTGATGTTGCTACGCTACACTTTTCAGTATCCAAGACGCCAAAGCAGTGCCGAGTTGCGTGGACAGATACTAGATCTAAGTAAAAGATATGTCAAAGCactggcagaagaaaataaaaatttaatgaaTGGTGGTGGTGGAGCCTCTATGGCAGGATAtg CTGATCTTAAGAGAACAATTGCTGTTCTTCTGGACGACATCTTACAACGCCTTGTGAAATTGGAAAACAAAGTTGATTACATCGTTGTGAATGGCTCAGCAACAAATACCACTAATGGAACTAGCAATCAGGTGCCAGTACCTTCAAATAAACGTGTAAAACCAGCAAGCAACATAAGATAG